From the Calonectris borealis chromosome 12, bCalBor7.hap1.2, whole genome shotgun sequence genome, one window contains:
- the CBLN1 gene encoding cerebellin-1, with translation MRGPGLGLGLGLLLGAAWLACGQNETEPIVLEGKCLVVCDSNPTSDPTGTALGISVRSGSAKVAFSAIRSTNHEPSEMSNRTMIIYFDQVLVNIGSNFDSERSTFISPRKGIYSFNFHVVKVYNRQTIQVSLMLNGWPVISAFAGDQDVTREAASNGVLIQMEKGDRAYLKLERGNLMGGWKYSTFSGFLVFPL, from the exons ATgcggggcccggggctggggctggggctggggctgctgctgggtgcGGCGTGGCTGGCTTGCGGGCAGAACGAGACGGAGCCCATCGTGCTGGAGGGGAAGTGCCTCGTGGTGTGCGACTCTAACCCCACCTCCGACCCCACCGGCACGGCGCTCGGCATCTCCGTGCGCTCCGGCAGCGCCAAGGTCGCCTTCTCCGCCATCCGCAGCACCAACCACGAGCCCTCCGAGATGAGCAACCGCACTATGATCATCTACTTCGACCAG GTACTAGTGAACATCGGCAGCAACTTCGACTCGGAGCGGAGCACTTTTATCTCGCCCAGGAAAGGGAtttacagttttaattttcacGTGGTGAAAGTGTACAACAGGCAAACCATCCAG GTGAGTTTGATGCTAAATGGGTGGCCAGTGATTTCTGCCTTTGCAGGGGACCAAGACGTGACCCGAGAAGCTGCTAGCAATGGAGTCCTCATTCAGATGGAGAAAGGAGACAGAGCTTATCTAAAACTGGAGAGAGGAAACTTGATGGGAGGCTGGAAGTATTCAACATTCTCTGGATTTCTAGTGTTCCCGCTTTAA